The Quercus robur chromosome 7, dhQueRobu3.1, whole genome shotgun sequence genome has a segment encoding these proteins:
- the LOC126692974 gene encoding vacuolar fusion protein MON1 homolog, producing MSSDSSSTSGDEFTNPNPNSTSKPLEDQFASAALTEPDNEPPEIQESPNGVANGSVGENSHGEIESNEREGAVGSNLEARQSVRWRRTNSEVEVEAPSSPSSSGYAGERGSSSGSGSSGGFDMIGGGIGGGDDEEIQEVSNVDSIQDSQASWMPGKRHVDEDDASLSWRKRKKHFFILSNSGKPIYSRYGDEHKLAGFSATLQAIISFVENGGDRVKLVRAGNHQVVFLVKGPIYLVCISCTEEPYESLKGQLELIYGQMLLILTKSVNRCFEKNPKFDMTPLLGGTDVVFSSLIHSFSWNPATFLHAYTCLPLAYATRQAAGAILQDVADSGVLFAILMCKHKVISLVGAQKASLHPDDMLLLANFVMSSESFRTSESFSPICLPRYNPMAFLYAYVHYLDVDTYLMLLTTSSDAFYHLKDCRIRIEMVLLRSNVLSEVQRSMLDGGMHVEYLPTDPLPRSGTLSPHLGQPRDSLESLREPFVGIGGPAGLWHFMYRSIFLDQYVSSEFSPPINSPRKQKRLYRAYQNLYASMHDKGIGPHKTQFRRDENYVLLCWVTQDFELYAAFDPLADKAVAIKTCNRVCQWVKDVENEIFLLGASPFSW from the coding sequence ATGTCCTCCGATTCCAGCTCAACCTCCGGCGACGAATTCACCAACCCTAACCCTAATTCCACCTCCAAACCACTCGAAGATCAATTCGCATCGGCCGCATTGACCGAGCCCGACAACGAACCGCCGGAGATTCAAGAATCCCCAAACGGTGTCGCGAATGGTTCCGTTGGCGAGAACAGTCACGGGGAGATCGAAAGCAATGAACGAGAAGGAGCGGTTGGGAGCAATTTGGAGGCGAGACAGAGTGTGAGGTGGAGGAGGACGAATTCGGAGGTGGAAGTGGAGGCGCCGTCGAGCCCGAGTAGCAGTGGGTACGCCGGTGAAAGGGGCAGCAGTAGTGGCAGTGGGAGTAGTGGCGGGTTCGACATGATTGGCGGTGGGATTGGCGGCGGCGACGATGAGGAGATACAGGAAGTCAGCAATGTCGATTCCATTCAGGATTCTCAGGCCTCCTGGATGCCTGGAAAGCGTCACGTCGACGAGGATGATGCTTCCCTATCGtggagaaaaaggaagaagcaCTTCTTTATTTTAAGTAACTCAGGCAAACCAATATATTCCAGATATGGGGATGAACACAAGCTAGCAGGATTTTCAGCAACATTACAGGCTATAATTTCCTTCGTGGAGAACGGGGGGGATCGTGTCAAATTGGTCAGGGCAGGAAATCACCAGGTGGTTTTTCTTGTGAAAGGACCCATTTACTTAGTTTGCATTAGCTGCACAGAAGAACCCTATGAGTCATTGAAGGGGCAACTGGAGCTAATATATGGTCAGATGCTTCTTATTCTAACGAAGTCAGTAAATAGGTGTTTCGAGAAGAACCCAAAGTTTGATATGACACCTTTGCTTGGAGGGACAGATGTTGTCTTCTCATCTTTAATCCACTCTTTCAGTTGGAATCCGGCTACATTTCTTCATGCATACACTTGTCTTCCCCTGGCTTATGCAACGAGGCAAGCTGCAGGTGCTATATTGCAAGATGTTGCCGATTCTGGTGTTCTATTTGCAATATTAATGTGTAAACACAAGGTTATCAGTCTTGTTGGTGCTCAAAAGGCTTCTCTTCATCCTGATGATATGTTACTACTTGCCAACTTTGTCATGTCATCAGAATCATTTAGGACTTCTGAATCATTTTCACCAATTTGCCTGCCAAGATATAATCCCATGGCATTTTTGTATGCTTATGTCCATTATCTTGATGTTGACACATACTTGATGTTGCTTACTACTAGTTCAGATGCCTTTTATCATCTTAAGGATTGCAGGATTCGTATTGAAATGGTCCTTTTGAGGTCAAATGTTCTTAGCGAAGTTCAGAGATCCATGCTAGATGGAGGGATGCATGTTGAGTATTTGCCTACCGATCCATTACCTCGTTCTGGAACTTTATCTCCACATCTGGGCCAACCCAGAGATTCTCTTGAGAGTTTAAGAGAACCATTTGTTGGCATTGGTGGTCCTGCTGGACTTTGGCATTTCATGTACCGTAGTATATTTCTGGATCAATATGTATCTTCTGAGTTCTCACCACCAATTAATAGCCCACGTAAACAGAAAAGATTATATAGGGCTTACCAGAACCTTTATGCTTCCATGCATGATAAAGGAATTGGGCCTCACAAAACTCAGTTTAGAAGAGATGAAAATTATGTTCTACTCTGTTGGGTCACCCAGGATTTTGAACTATATGCAGCATTTGATCCACTTGCAGACAAGGCAGTGGCGATAAAGACTTGCAACCGAGTTTGCCAATGGGTGAAAGACGtggaaaatgaaatatttttgctGGGAGCAAGCCCCTTTTCGTGGTGA